The Motacilla alba alba isolate MOTALB_02 chromosome 3, Motacilla_alba_V1.0_pri, whole genome shotgun sequence DNA window GTGTTTCAGATATATGAAATATATgactgcaaaagaagaaaaaggagcaagAAGTATGTTCccaaaaaatctggaaaagtaGGGACCAGATATCTTGTACATTGAATCTTTAGAAAGTAAATAGACAAAGATAGCCAGGAGATACTTGTGACTGGCAGAGATAAGAAAATCACTTTTTGTGCCTTTGAAAATGAGGAAGCCTCAGTATATTAGTTCTGTTAGTGACAGGAAAAATAGGTAGCAATGATCAGAGGACTTGGAACTGCTGCCAGGATGTTATAAGTCTGtattatgaagaaaaagaaggccAAAACTGCAACTTGAAAAAGTAAAAGTATCCTATGAATACCTATTTGTAACTTTGGGCAGTAAAAATGTCCTTCATACTGTATTTTTTGAATAAAAGTTGAGTTATGTACTGTTAATTTTGAATAAGTGTTTAGAATTTAGTAGGTTTGAATAATTTCCACTGAAGTGAGTGAGACCTAAATCAAGTAATGAAGAGAACTCAGGATACCCGCTTGAATTTTAAACAGATTCAAACAATGTAATTTATACAGCAGAGAGTTAGAAGTGTGTCAGGAGGCACAATAAGGCAAGGAAGATGTAGCACTGGGCTCAGTAAACTTGAGAATTCTgttgggagcagggacaccaaaCCAACCACAAAACAGGCTTGTTATTCAGCACACAATAGCAGGTGTGATTTTTGTGGGGAGCAGTAGCTTATTGgaatcttgattttattttttttctttttttctttttagttaaGTTTTTCAGCTTATAATCTATGTACATATTTTTTAGTCATCTTGATTGCATTTTACCTTCTGGTTGTTAATGCAGCTGCATACCATCCAAGCACGTCTGACTAACTGGAAGGTACTAGTAGCAATAAATGTTGAAGTGgtaaattttttaaaggaagtatttatttttagattaaatCTTAAGGTACTACTACAAAGTCCAGCAGGATGAGCTATTCTGTATTAGGAAGGTAAGGTACATCTTTAACCAGTGAATACAGGCTGTGCTAACAGAATGATTCTGAAAGTAATTTAGTGCACATAATATATGGaattacagaaaaaagctcATGGCAGAATGCTTTAAACAGAAAGGGGTATTAAAatctccttcccctcctttaCAGAGACCTATACTCAAACCACATTTCAGTTATTTTACACAAGGTATTGAGAGGGGAAGATATGGCATAGGAGAGATGGAATAAATATTGCAGTGGGAGACTTGAAACTTAACCTCCTTAGCTTACCGAAGAAAGGGATTAAGGAGAGACTTCATTGTGATAGAGTAttttctcaggaagaaaatctcaaGTTGCAGCAGGCATTTTgactttgcagaaaaaaagagagaatggtttgagttgatTTCCAGTTTCCACATCTGCTTTTTAGCATGGAAGATATTTCACAATGGGAGCATGATTAACTGCTGGGGTCAAGTACCAGGTAGGATAGCtgattctttgtttttcagtgtctttAGTTAGTCCTGTAGGAAATCCAACggttctgtgctgtgcctgctgcactGGGTCAGACATTACAGCCAGTGAGGATCTCTGAGGCTTGGTAGTGGCTGTGTCACGAGACGTAAGGGTAAAAAGGATTCCTGTCCTGACCAAGCCTTCCCTCCTGAATGTTTGTATGTTAATGCTTTTGAACTTCTACAGTGGAAGTTTTGAATACTTGTATAAGTAAAGAATAACTAACTGAAATGAGAGGTGAAAGAAAaccagggtgctgctgggtcCTGCGCCAGGTAATACAGAGTGTTGGTGCTCTGTAACTTTGGTCCATGCTAATCAGCTGATTGTGTCTGGAAATGTCTTTGTTCCACTTGAACCTCTCTAAACCAAGTTCCTGGAAACTCTGAACAGCTTGGAGCAACTGTGGATCCACCTTGAAGTTATAAGTGGACATAGATTTGTTTTTAGTAGTGCTGGCAAATTGCTGGCCAATAAATGAGAAGACTAGATAGAGTTTGAGCACACAGGCAAAAGGCCATGCTCTTCCCAATGGCTGCTATATTTGGACATTACACTGGTGTTTTCCTACTGATTAACTGCTGGCTTGACTTTTTTGTCTAACTCTGTTGTGCTCCTTTGACACTGTGTTGCAGTTTTCTGTACTTAAGTTGGAAACTcaaattgaaaattattcaaaaacaTCTGGTATCTCTTGGTTATTGATATTTATTGAAGTAACAAATAGTTATATTTGTGATTCTGTTTCTTGCAGAACCCTCTGTCTTGCCACTGAAAGGTCTTCCTAAACATATTTTGTCAAAGAAATCCATTTAAATCCAGAAACTTAATGGTCTGTGGCAGAAATAACTTAAAATAGCAGGAGTTCAGTTCTACAGAGACAGAGGATTTTGAGGAAAATCAAATAATTCTCCCTTCCTAGTTCCAAAAGTTCCTGAAATTCCAAAGCAATGCTTGGAAATGGGCCTGGCATCACACAGGGAGCTCATCTTCTAATTTTACTTACCAAGAAAATTGTCTTCCCTCTCTTATCTACTGTCTGGTTTGTCTAGATATCAGTAAAATTTGGTCTTGAAATGAGATTTTCAATGGCAgcattctgtttaaaaatagataaagaTAAATTTGATTATCCCTTCTCTTTGTCACCCAGAAATAAGCTGCaaattgttttgggtttgtgctcaTGCTGCCTGTAGGAGGCAACTTTTTGCAAGTACAAGTATTGATCAtcttgtttccctttttttttttctttcaccagaTTCCATTGTGATTGGATTTTGGGTTGGTCTTGCAGTTTTTGTCATCTTCATGTTTTTTGTCCTGACCCTGCTGACGAAGACAGGAGCACCACATCAAGAGTGAGTCTGAAAATGGGAATAACAAATATAACAAATCCAGCCTGCTAAGTGGCAAACCTGGGTTCTTGCAGCCCCCAAACAAGCAGTGACAGTGGTGACACTGTACCATCTTGTTATAGCCTGTTCTTATGAAACGGTGCAGCCTGTGTCCATTTCAAGAAATTTTAGCATTTTCATTCTAAAAGGATGTTTTGGGTTGGCTGCCAAACAGGTGCCTTTAGCGGGATGGTTCTAAGTAGGCTCAAGTTTTCATGGAGTGATACTGTGAATATCAACGGAGTAGATACAGATAAAATGCAGTGCAGATGTTGAATTAAGGAAGCCTGGCTGGTTTCCAAAAGTTTGTGTGTTGAAGTCCAAAGATAGATTTGGGTAGTGTTTGCAAAGTCTTCCCTTAACCCCTGAGACCTGAATGTCTTAGTTTCTGCTGAGAAATTGAAATAGATGCTGAAGTAGAGAGCAACTCAACATTTCTTTAAAGCCAGGGTTCCTTGAAAGTCCTCtggtttttattcttcctgGCTGATAAGTATGTGCAGACCATGCCTTGCCTCGGTGGTTTATCAGCAATTGCAGAGGATGCAGGCTGTCAGTGTCCCTTCCTCTGAGAAAGTTTGAACCCACATCTCCTCTCAGGCTTGTGTGCCAcaaaagtggaaataaaaagcCTCTCTGGAGTGTGAGATTGCTTGCAGGCAGGTAGCAATGATGAGAAGCTGATTGTAAAAGGCAATTGCTGGTGCTTATCACTTCCTAAAGCAGCCGTCTCAgcctcctggagcccctttgcTATTTAATCACATGTAAACTGGCTCTGGAACGCTGTGTAATAGCACATCTCCAGAGACAAGGCCACATTAGAGACGGCAGATGTACATCCTGAACCTCTTCTGTGCTCCTAAAGTTTTGCTCCTGTGAGAAGAAAATAGAGTCAGAAGAATCCAGCTTACCAGAACTGATGTGCTGGTATTTTTGCTTCCCCTACAGACTGTTATGAAGTGGCCAGACATTGCTCCCAGATTTAAAATCCCTGTAGTTGTTGGTGTGCTGCCTCCTTTTTCACAAAGATCTTATTTATTAGCGGAGCATGAGTCTGCATCCCATGTGGACAatctgagagaggaaaaagtgatCAAgtcaaaaatacatatatagAGAGAATTTAATGTGGATATTAGTAAAAAATTTTTACGCTTGTAAAAATTTACTTTCAGGTAACAGAGGCCTGCTTGGTATCTCccacttttttctgcttttttaatcaattttctCAGAACAGTGTCCTAAAGAGTTTGTGAAATGTCCATCTTTGGTCATCTTCTACATCCAGATGATGTAATCAGAATTCAGACTTGCCTTTCTTGAGACTTCCAGAAGTCCCTTCTGTTCTACACCGTATTATAATTTTTCTCCAGTTGCTGGAGCAAGACCAATTAttcctttctgtgtttgttaTAGATCTCTTTGCAGCTTTGGGAGCTGAGTGCTTGCCCACTTGCCATGTGTGCTGAGTTGGCACCTTTAACAAATTTGAGCAGTTTTTTTGACATTTGGTAATGAAATGCTCATGGTACTGAACATGGATCCTCTGGCAGTGAATACAGTTGGGTTCTCTTATTTTTGTACATGAATATAAAAACCGGAGAACAGCTACCTGTAAAACCACTTGTTTTAGTTTGCCTGCATCTTCTATTTCTATGCCTGACTGGATTCTCCATGGCTAGGCATTTCATTAGGGGGCTGCCTTGAGCCCTCCTTTAGAAAGAGATGTTAACAGGATTCCCAGGTCCTGGGAGAAAGCCAGCTTGATTGATGGATGAAGTCTCTGAAGTCTCTGACTTCAGGAAGGCTCTTTGGCTGTTCTTTAAAGTACCATTAATAGGAGAAATTAAGTGTATCTGGGCtcagatggatggatggatccaaAGTAGaatactctgattttttttctattagtaTATTTTTCTTGGCTCAACATAAAGGGGCATGATAGGATGTACTTTTCAAAATTACACAAGATGTTCAGAATTAGGTACCTTCTCAGACCGGAATGGACAGGATATAGATGGGGACTGGTAGAAATTTAATAAGTTACGGAGATTATGTCTgttgcatttctcttttgttcaCTTGCATATATGTATGGAACATTAGCTtgtgcaactgaaaaaaaattggcaaTATCTGTATTTCCAAAAAACCGCTCTTATTCATCACTGGGAGAGGAAAGCATGCCATTtgtttttgcatttgaaaatgtcCCTAACAGCATATTTGTGCAACAAATGCAAGAGACCATGCAACCCATCTGTACAAAATATTGGCTGGTGTAATCTTAAAGCAGTAAATGTTagataactgatttttttttaaaaagaaattagttgATCCCAGTTGACCTGGGATTTTTGAGGTTGCCTTTCTTGAGTGTTCTGAAAAGATACCTGCTGAGGAAATATTGCAGATTGTAATGAGCAAGACTTTGCAAGATTCTAgtctagttttaaaaaaatgtaataaaattcCGCTCTGGAATTCAAAGATGGTGTTTGTGAATTTCAAAATCCAAAAATCTCACTGTATATTAGATCATGTGTTCCCTGCTCATGGACACAGGTTTATGCTTAATCATATACCCTCAATATTCTGGGTCATTGTAAAATTTATTTGCATCTTCCATTAAGATTAGGTTGCCATTGCCTGTCTTGTGTGCCACTCTGCATGGCCAGCCTTTGCTCCTTCATACTTCACTGGATTATGAAGCACTTTCCACACCTATGAAGTAATTCTACTCCTGTAGTGGAtgcattttaaactttcttCTACAGTCACTTCTTCCTGGGCTTACAGTGCTTGTCCTTCTTTCTGTGCTTATTTGCCACTTCTACTGCCTGTGCCACAACACAGGCAATTTGGCCAAATTATATATGAAACTTAAGCTCAGAATGGTGCTTTTTATTGCATTATAAATACTTAAATGTCATTTGTCAGTTCAGAATTATTCCAGGCTGTTTGCCCCCTGCTGTGTATGCAGTAGATTATTACTTGGTTACTGGTCAGTCTTACATCAATTTAACCTTATTCTTCTACCTGGTTCACTTTGAAATGCAGAATGAGCCAATACAGTTTGACCAACTAGAGAACTGCTTTGATTTCTAGGCTGGTGGAAGTGATTTTGTGAGGACAGAATTCCCCCATCATGTAATGGAAGTAAATTAGCTTTTGAGAAGCGGGGATCTTTAACTGTGCCTGAAAGACTAATGGTTGGTATCCTGTGAAAATTTTAGTGGGTGGGTGGATTTCTGAAGGTGTCATCTGAGGCACTTATCTCCCACTGCAGGCTTGAGGAAAtgaaatgacactgaaaaaCTCTTCAGTGCTGGGTGGACCTTTAGGTGTGCAATTCTCTGACTCCAGCATTATTTGCTACATCTCCAGATGTAAACAGTAGGATTTATTAGTTCCTAACAAAATTCATATTCTGAGAACATGTTTGGTTGCTCATTCTCTGAATACCTCTACTGCCTTCCAAATGCAAATAACTTGCATTTTGTGATGATAGCATATAAATTCAGCCTGACAATGAATGAATCTGTAAAACTGCTATCTGGCTTGAGCTCTTCTCACCCCCAGCTGCAAATGGCTCCCACATGAGTCCATGCAGATTGAGATGAGGTTTAAGATAAGatttataaagaaaactgccaaaAAATGTTAAACTATCCTTCCTGGGCTGCCTGGATTGTTAAGACTGCCAGTGTTTAAAGCAGTCTTTAGTCCCAACTCTCCTAATTTGGAAATCTGGATGTCATTGATTGAAGTCAGTGGAAAAGATGGTTTGATGTCTGGACAAGCAAGCATGAAATACTTTCaatgacagcagagctgcctgtgcctcagAAACATTTTGTCTGTCAAGGACTTTTCTCAAGCTGTTCTTATGAGCCATTTAAAACAATTGTTACTACTTGAAATCAAGAGTGTTTATAAACTCATTCAGTGAGGTGGTTATTACAGTATATTGATTACTAGAAGTGCCATTTAAGAGTGCTGGCATTAACTTATTCCCATGGAAAATTGCCATGACAAATGAAGacttaaaattacttcagtagaaaataataaatactgcTGGCTTTAAAAGTCTGTGGTAGATAAACTGTAGggtttccttttctcctggtTGTAATGGTTGCTGAAACCAAACTAGTTGATAGGAATTCAAATAGTTTTACTTTTGTgtttactgcatttttctttttcctctataGCAATGCAGaactttctgaaaaaagatTTCACATGAACAGCTTTGTGGCAGATTTTGGAAGACCTTTGGAGTCTGAGAGGGTCTTTTCTCACCAAATGGGTGAAGAATCCCAGTcacttttccatttctgcattAATGAAGTGGACCAtatgaacaaagaaaaagagagtcAGAAAGGTCCAAGTCTGGAGAGTAATCTGGAGAGTAATACCCACTTCCAGGAGGTTCCCAAGAGCAGTGGAATGTTTGAGGAAGACCTACATTGTCTTACAAAATTTAACATTCCTAACTTTGTGAACACTGAGCAGAACTCTTCATTAGGTGAGGATGATCTCCTCATCTCAGAGCCAACGATCATTTTATAAAGCAAACTGGTTATGCAATCTTAACATTGGATCCTTGATTGAAAAATCCTTTACTTTAAGGTAACCATCCCCATTATTGTCCAGTTTGAAGCCTTTCTTGGCCTCCTGCTCTTTTGACAGAAGGTATTTCAGA harbors:
- the MRAP2 gene encoding melanocortin-2 receptor accessory protein 2 isoform X1, producing MSALRLISNRTSQQALSNSDYTWDYEYYEYGPVSFEGLKAHKYSIVIGFWVGLAVFVIFMFFVLTLLTKTGAPHQDNAELSEKRFHMNSFVADFGRPLESERVFSHQMGEESQSLFHFCINEVDHMNKEKESQKGPSLESNLESNTHFQEVPKSSGMFEEDLHCLTKFNIPNFVNTEQNSSLGEDDLLISEPTIIL
- the MRAP2 gene encoding melanocortin-2 receptor accessory protein 2 isoform X2, giving the protein MNSFVADFGRPLESERVFSHQMGEESQSLFHFCINEVDHMNKEKESQKGPSLESNLESNTHFQEVPKSSGMFEEDLHCLTKFNIPNFVNTEQNSSLGEDDLLISEPTIIL